ATATCTCTATCCTGCTTCACAACTGCCAAACGTGCTTGCTAGTTACTCGCCTCTCaactccctcccctctcccatCTCGCAGTTGGGACCCAGGTTGCATCACTCACTGCTGTAGTGTGGTGGAGCGACATCAGTGTCAGTGTGGGACTCGCTGAGCTCGGAGGATCGTACTGGACTTTCCTTCCCTTGGGCAAGCGTCATTGATGGCCGGCATATACAGAGCGCGGTGATCCACGCAGAGTACTGCTATTCCTCTCTTCCTGAACCGCAGTTTTTGTGTATTGCACGTTGACCACAGCTTCACTacggcggtgccgcgccAGCCATATGCGTCGCTGCATGCCGTGGTGTCGCCTCGTGTGCGGGGgcagccgcctcctccgcgaaGACGCCAATACACGAAGTGAGCCGACGACCGGCTCGTCTAGCTTCAAACAGGCAGTTGAGGACAAACTTGAGAAGGAGTCTCAGGAGCTCGGGCGCGTCGCGTGCTATCCTCATCGCTCCATGACCAGACCAGTAATGCTCGTACCGACGTCGCAGATCCTCTCTCCGCTTTTCATGTCCAGTCTCATGGACTTGAAGCAGTTAGCGACAAACCTGCACTGCCTGTCCTTCAGTGCCCCCAAGGCGCACTGGGacgcggcagtgctgctcatCAAGAGCAACCCAGATGAGGTGGAGTACGAGGTGTGGGTGAACCCGTCGGTACCTGGCTACGACGATCGCAACGCGGTGGCGCCCATGTACGGCATGTGGGAGAACTGCATTTCATGCGGCACGGCAACGGCGTGGGTCGTGCGCCCGCAGCGCATCACGTGCCGCGGGTACAACGAGCACGGCAGGGAGAAGGTGCAAGTACTAGATGGAATGCGAGCGCGCTGCCTCATGCACGAGCTGGACCACTTGATGGGCAAGACTATCTTCCATCAAACGATGGGACCAGAGTTTGTGGTGAGTtcggtggcgatggcgcagcGACACCTTTGGCCGGCCAACTTTCCGTCTGCCGAGGCGTACGTTACTATTCCTGGTCAGTTTTTCGACTACGTGCAGAACACGACAGTGATTCCGCCAGGAATGGAGTGGTGGTACGCACAAAACATGCGAAATGAGTTTGGTAACGAGCGTATTGAACCGTAAAGTGGTACTCAGCTGTGGCAGAGAAGGCTGCCGGGTGCGCATCTGCACCTCCACCCTTTActctgtttgtttgtttgttgaGGGATGGCCTTTGTGGTGGGTGATGTGAGGATGGTGCCGTATGACTATTTTGTCGCGAGCGTGTTGCGTTCCGGCAGGACTGCAGTGCCACCGCCTGCCTGGCctttgtgtgtctgcacTGCGCAGGCGGGGAGTACGGCGGTTCTCTGGCGTGTACACCTTTTTTGTCTTCTTGTCGGCGTGCATTTTGCTGGTGTGTcttcttttttatttttttttctccacCTCACACGCCGTCTTCCAGTAGCAGATGAAGGGGGCTAAAAGTGGCCATCGACTCTCCGTCGACGCCTAGCCCGTTAGACGGACTTAGTTGATAATGGTCGTGCACTGATGTTTCACAGCGTCACGGAGCGTGTTTTCAGAAGTCGTCTTCGCGCACCTGTCCTTCCAGGGCGGTGTTGCATttgtcctccctcccctctccatgGGCGCTCTCGAGTCGTTCTCTTCGCGTGCTGCTTCGGTAGTggcgtccctctctctctctgtctcttttGGTTCTCCATGGTAGTCCCTTCCTCGTCATCTATTCAcctttcttcttcagcgGTGGCGCGTAGCGCATTCTTGTCGAATGCCGTATATACCTCTCCCTGAATGACTCTGTGCTGCAGGTGACTACCATCaacatacacgcacacccacttCGCATTGCTTCGGCAACGAAAATGTCCTCTGCGTTTATGGCTCAGCTTCCGTTCATTGGGTCATCTTCGACTCTTGGTTGGCCGCGGGACGATGTCGCGCTAGCCTACATGGAGCACATTTTACAGCGTGCCCGTGTACTGCTCCCGCGCCGCGGCTGGCGCATCGGTCTCATCAAGGAGTTCTACCCACGCGGGCCCTCACTGCTCGGACTCAATGTAAGTGCCGGCAGGGAGGTATGCATTCGCTTTCGTGTTCCCGGCAAGAAAAGCGAGTTCTTGCCATTTCACGAAGTGCTCTGCACGGCCTTGCATGAATTTACGCACTGTGCGCACTCCCAGCACAATCGTTCCTTCTGGAACCTCTACTACGATTTAGTGAAGGAGTGCGAGGCGCTGGAAGTGACCATGATCCAGCAGGGCAAGCAGCTCTACCCAGACATCTCCTACACACCGATGGgctcctcttccactgcGTCGCAGAAGAGCCGCGCTGGTCGTAGGGACAGAACTGTAGCATTACCCGGCAGCTCTTCAGGTGGAGGCCATTGCTTAGGTGCCGGGGACGCCGGTGGAGGCGGTAAGGCACGTGGCGGTGGAATGCACAcgtgcagccgcactgcCGCACAGGCCATCACCACGGCCGGCCGCACAACCTCCAGCTCGAGCCCCTCAGCAAAGAGAAGTACGGCTTTTCCTGGGAAGGGACGGCGCCTCGGCGGAAGTGGAGTTCACCAGCACGGTACCCTGGTCGGTTTCGCCCCGACACGCGACGCACTGCGTCGAATTCTTGCCGATGCGGCGGAGAGGCGACGTGTGCAGCAACCCCCGTCAGCAGTAACGGCCAAGCTGGACACTGGGTCTCTAGTTCTATCAACTGATAACAGGACTTTTTCACAGGATGGGGGGCAATCTGATGTGGACGACGACAACGCGCCGGACTGCGTTCCACAGAGCTTTTCAGATGAACTGAACGGTGACAGCTGGAGGTGCTCGCGCTGCGGTTTCCTCAACGATGGTGATGTAGCCGGTAGCTGCGCGTTCTGCGCCGATTGCGATGACGGTGACGACGCGGAGGCGCCATCGCTGAAGCAGCCTCGACTCGACAGGGATCACCCGCCACTAGAAATGTCTAGGGTAGTCGTCTCCTCGGTCACCGCCTCCATTACGGTGCCCGAGcagcaaccaccaccacagcagggcGAGGGCACCTCAAAAGAGAAGTGTATTCTTGTGAGCGACAATGACGACAATTAGTAGGCGAGAGAAAgtccgtgtgtgttgtggctCTGTTACAGTGCCGtccccccccaaaaaaaaacaccaccaccaccacatctCAACTCTCGCTTCCACTCACGCTCGCGCTTCGGTGCACTACCTCAACCCGTACGTGCtgcctttttttcgttttctcgcgcgtgctgcccccgcgacggtggtgcttctgctttcttccgctctcctcctTACAGGGCATCACTACCTGTCGTTTCCTTAAACGGCGCATCTCAAGTGCTGCGACGGAGCTTAGCCAGCGCTAAGCTCCTCAGATCTGCAGCGGAGAGCTCTTCACTGCGTCGGCCTAGCGAAGGAGAAGTGGGACGAGGCACACTCGAAAAGTGTCTCGTCAGAAATGCATTTGCTGTGTGGGGCATGTACGCCAGCATCCATCCCCGTTGctgggtctctctctctctctccctcacacacacacacagcgtttattgtgtgtgcgttggccttctctcttttgccaTCTCCTCTCCTGCGCATTCTCTTAACACTGAGATGCCTGTTTACGAGGCAAACACTTtgcactgccactgccacaTATCTATACAACCACACTCAgacgcagcgcaggcgaACGGACAAGTGGCAAACAGAGtagctgccaccaccaccaccaccacccctccctcttgaGCACGCAGCATTCACACCAAGCCGTACTTTTTCGTCTCGTCGCTCATGAAGGCACTCAGCTCTGTCAGCGTGGACGGAATCGGCGTGGAGGATGGCATCTACGTCAACTTCTTCGGTGTTGATGGAAAGGCCGCAATGCTCGCCTGTGACATGTACGGTGTCCTTCCCCAAAACCTTCTCTACTTGCCAAAAGAGATGTTTCTCCAGACAAGAGATGAGAGTGAGCAAATTGTGCTGGTGCGGTACACCATGTGCGAGCGTAGCCGCCAAGGCACCTTTCGCACCTTGCTTGGTGCCAAGTCGAAGCTGATCGCCGAGGGTAAAGTGGAGGCGCTGTGGGAGGAACGGTGTCGCGCCCTGCcagacgcggcgccgcgcccgCGCTTTGCAGAACAGCAACTGAAAGAGGCCGCCACGGCACTTGACACAGACAGCGAGAGTGACAGCGAGCAGCAGATCGACGAGCGCGGCATGCTgaagccaccgccgccgccgccgtcgtctgcaccgccGTTTACTTTTGCCGGCCGAGGCAACGAGGCAGCCGCACAGGCTGCCGCGTCGGAGGAGGACGGATTGCCCACGGCGGCGATTAACACACCGTACGGCGGTGCGCAAGACTCGAActctccgccgccgctaCGCACGCAGGCTTCCTCTGACGCAGCCTGCGAAACACGCATAGGTTCGAACACGGCAGTCACAACTGACAATGCCATGCCCCCCGTTGACGCGCAACGCATGACCCAACAGCCGTACGGCGACTGGAGCCAATACGAACTTGTCAAGCCGCTACCACTGCCTCGGAGACGccagctgcgcacgcagccaCCAACTTTACCGAAACCGTACTTCCCACGCGTGTGTGAGACGCTTCGCATCGAAGAGGCAGAGCTCGCCGTCGCGCAACACGAACTCTCTCGCTATACTACGAAGGTAGCGAAGCAACTACAGGCGAAACAGCAGGAGCGATTCAGTggcctccacacacacgggcacaGCACCTCCCTACCTCctctcaccttctctctttcgcatAGCACCACTGGTACTCATCTGCCCCAGTCTGTGGAGCTTCGCAATCGTCGAGAGCATGCCGCAATAATGCGAGTGGCGCaactgcgtgtgtgctcgttGAATGAACGCTACGAGCAAGCCCGCTCTATCGGCGAGGAAATGGAGGCCATTCCATCCCTTGGTACACTGGAGCACATGCTCAAGTATCAACAATCCATCGGCGTGACTCCCGAGCTCGAGGACCGCATTCAGGCCAAGGCAGAACGCGAGGAATCCCGCGCGGCAGCTCGACAGGCGATGCGGGAGGCTGAGTGGGAGCGAGTGTACGCaatggaggagaaggcgcagcacGCGAAAGAGGTACGGGAGGTGGCGCATGAAAAGACGAAGGGTAtcgctgccgaggcgcagcgaGTGCAGCGACTTATTACAAAGTGgaagcaggcggcggccaaTCGGCAACAGGAAACACACTTGAACCAAATTCTTCACCGAAGTGCCGTGCGGCATGCTAAGGCGGACACCTACATTGAGGCGAAGCGCGCGTCTGCCAGCATGCTGCGGTACCACCATGACCAACAGGAGATGCACCGCCGTCAGCTGCGCAACATGATTCGCGATATGATGATCCGAAAGAATTTCGCTGCAGACGAGGTGACCGATTGGGAGAAGGACATCGTCGCATAAGGAGCAgctttgtttcttttctttcggTGTTTGTCCTCCGTCCACGTGAAAGTGgacgcgggggggggggaactTGTGACGTGATTGACACACATATGTAGTCGCGAGGGCAAATCCGGCTGTTCCCTCTGTCAGGGCGTGTTGTGCGCAGTCTCGCGTGTTATTCTCTTTCTCACCTCCTGTTAGCGCGTTTTCCATGTACAGTATGGTATGTTTACTGGTAGTCGTTCAAATTGTGGAATCATTGTGAACTGTGCTGAATCTCGACTTTGAATTGCCTTCCGTGGCGTTTGCGGCCCGGATATGGGTGATGGCCGTGGATTCTGGTAAGCTGAGCAGAGCGAGAGTGGGAAGGGAGGGCTGCTGGAG
The nucleotide sequence above comes from Leishmania braziliensis MHOM/BR/75/M2904 complete genome, chromosome 32. Encoded proteins:
- a CDS encoding putative polypeptide deformylase-like protein, which encodes MRRCMPWCRLVCGGSRLLREDANTRSEPTTGSSSFKQAVEDKLEKESQELGRVACYPHRSMTRPVMLVPTSQILSPLFMSSLMDLKQLATNLHCLSFSAPKAHWDAAVLLIKSNPDEVEYEVWVNPSVPGYDDRNAVAPMYGMWENCISCGTATAWVVRPQRITCRGYNEHGREKVQVLDGMRARCLMHELDHLMGKTIFHQTMGPEFVVSSVAMAQRHLWPANFPSAEAYVTIPGQFFDYVQNTTVIPPGMEWWYAQNMRNEFGNERIEP